AAAATCTTCCCGCATAAAAGGTTCACCGCCAGTTAATGTGAGTGTAAGGAGTTTTGCTTCCGCGAGTTTATCCAGAACAATTCCCCATTGCGCAGGGGAAAGTTCACCTTGAAGCTTTCCATGGCTGTAAACCCCACAATGGCGGCATGAAAGGTTGCACCTGTGTGTTATTAGTAAATTTGCTTCTCTCGGGGGGACGAACAAGATCAGTCTTCCTCCAGTGATATCAGAAATTCAGTCTCGACAAGTTCATTGAGAAAAAGGTCGAGATCATTCTCAAGAGTGGTTTCTTCGGGATAGAGTTTTTCAAGTTCACGAAGAATTGCGGTTCTGGTTTTACCCTTGTCGATAAGATTGCAGATTCCCCACGCGACATCCTCCACAAGTTTGAGTTTGCCAGTGTTTACATCGAACAGTATCCCGCCTTCGGGTTCCTCTCTGAATACAACATTTTTCGGATACCTGAACTTTTCCACGTTACCGCCTTTTTCAAATGGAACATTGACCTGCCTCTTCGGGTAATATATTACTATAACAGTATTCTGAAAGGAGAATAGTTACAAATGCGCATTGTATTATTGGTATTTTTGTTTGCTATATCATCTGCTGTTCTTGCTATAGGTCTTGAACCTTCGGAGTTTTCGCTTATTCAATCTTCGGATGATGGATGGTTCAATCCCGAGTTTTCAGGATGGGCCGGTTTCAGCCTGATGTCAGGTGGCGGCAGAACCCTTGGAAGCGGAACTTACGTTGGAACCATGATGTTTTCTCTTCACCCGAATGTAACCGCATCCCTTGATATCGGTTATTCAAGGCTGTACGATTTCCATGGTTTCTCATCCGGAAGGGTACTTGGAGCTGTAGATCTGGAATGGAGAGCTTCTGACACTTTCCTTATTCAGCTGCATTGCAGCGGGTCAATTCCGGATTCCTCTCTGACAGGATTCTGAGAACTGCTGCAGCCGCAACTGCTCCTGCCGTTTTACATTATTCTGCTTTCATTTTCAAGGGGGGATTCTCTTATCTCGGAGGGAAACCTGCCCGAAGCTCTTCCTGTACTTCTTGAAGAGACCATTAACGATCCGGATAACTCCTGGCTGCTGTATAGACTCGCATGGGTATACAACAGAATGGAGCAGCCTGAGGAAGCTCTTGTTCCCGCTCTTGCCGCCTGGCACACCGAGCCTGAAAAGCAGTGGTATCTTGCGGAATATTTGAGAGCATTGAGGAATCTCTCGATGTTTAAAGAACTGCTCGATTTTAAGACTTATGTGCGAGGAGGCGGAGTATGCAGATATTACCTCGCAGTGGCTGAACGCGAGATGAATCTTCACCCATCAGCCTCACTGGATTATTTCCATGAGACATCTGTTTCAGATGATGATTCTGCTGCCGCTGATGCCTGTATCTGGCTGGCAATACTGCTTCAGAACGAAGTTT
This genomic interval from Candidatus Aegiribacteria sp. contains the following:
- a CDS encoding radical SAM protein, yielding MFVPPREANLLITHRCNLSCRHCGVYSHGKLQGELSPAQWGIVLDKLAEAKLLTLTLTGGEPFMREDF
- a CDS encoding PqqD family protein, with translation MEKFRYPKNVVFREEPEGGILFDVNTGKLKLVEDVAWGICNLIDKGKTRTAILRELEKLYPEETTLENDLDLFLNELVETEFLISLEED